Part of the Capsicum annuum cultivar UCD-10X-F1 chromosome 12, UCD10Xv1.1, whole genome shotgun sequence genome is shown below.
GTTTAGAGGAAGAGAGGGAGGATTTTCTTGTGGGGTGTTTTTTAATTGGCTAATTGATGAAGAATTTGagctaaaaattgaattttgagtAGTGGGTATTTGTTGATTGTTAGagaatttgaggtcaaaattgattttggagaagtgggtatttgttgatttttagagagtttgaggtcaaaattgatttttgagaagTGGGGTTTTGTTATATATTGGTTGATTGTTAGATAATTGATAGggaatttgaggtcaaaattgGTTTTTGAGTAGTGGGTTTTTGTTATATGTAGCTGTAGTGGGTATTTGTTGATTGTTAGagaatttgaggtcaaaattgATTTTTGTGAAGTGGGTTTCTTTTATGGATATGTGGGTATTAGTTGATTGTTAGATAATTCATTGAGAATCTGAGGTTAAAATTGCTTTTTGGGAAGTGGATTTGTGTTATATCTAGGTGGGTATTGGTGGATTGTTAGCTAATTGATAGAGAATTTGAGCTAAAAAATGGTTTCTGAGATGAGTTTTTGTTATATTTAGGTGGGTATTGTTGCTTCTTAGATAATTGATGTTATATTTGATAGAGAATTTGAGTTAAAGATTGGTTTTTGAGAAGTGGATTTGTGTTACATCTAGTTGAGCATTAGTTGATTGTTAGATAATTGATTGagaatttgaggtcaaaattgatatttgagaagtatttttttttttggttatatctAGGCGGGGGGGTATTGGTCGATTGTTAGATAATTGATATATGATAGAGAATTTGAGCTAAAGATTGGTTTTTGAGATGTGGATTTGTGTTATATCTAGGTGGGCATTAGTTGATTGTTAGATAATTGATTGagaatttgaggtcaaaattgatatttgagaagtgttttttttggttatatttAGGCGGGTATTGGTCGATTGTTAGATAATTTATGGAGATTTGAGCTAAAAATTGGTTATTGGGAAGTGGGTTTTATTATATAAAGGTGGGTATTTGTTGGTTGCTCGATAATTGATAGAGAATTTGagctaaaaattgatttttgatatgGGCTTTCGCTATATCTAGGTGGTATTGGCTGATTGTTAGATAATTGATGGAgaatttgagctcaaaattggTTTTTGAGAAGTGCGTTTATGTTATATTTTAGTGGGTAATTATTGATTGATTGAACATTGAATTTTTGGGGTAATTTAAGTTTTCTCGAGTCAAATAGAATCTTGGTTTTCTTGTTCCTCTTCAGTTTTATACTACAGAATTTGCATTGATAGTAAAAAGAATTTCAATAATATAATGTAAAAAGATAGTACTTATTTAGAATCAGTAGTGGTTTTTTGAAGAGGGAGGCGTAGCTGGTAAAAGTTGCCTTTCATGTGACCACACAGGTTCGAGCTgcggaaacagcctcttgcagaaataaAGGGTAAGGCTGggtacaatagatccttgtggtctGGATCTTCTCAGGATCCtacgcatagcgggagcttagtgcaccgggATGCCCTTTTAGCAGGTTTTTTGTACTCGGAATGTCTTTGTTGTTTAATTCGGTAATGTATATTATTGGTAATTAGGTAATGTATATTATTGGGAGAAGGGAAAACCTTGTATTTAAGGTGTAAACAAAGTAGAAACCTCTTTTTAGGTTACTTTACCCTCAACAAGTTCTCTAAATTGAGGAAAATTCGTACTGTACTCTTGTTTTTTCCGCATTATAGTAGCTTATAGCCAAAGGTGGATGCAGAGTGCGGATACCAGGGTCATATGAATCAAGTACTTCTTCACTTGAAGTATCCCCTAAAATTGCAACAACTAGTGGATATGAACCCATAACTTCAAAATATATAATGAGTGTTCAATTCCAAGAACATTAAATTTTGAACTCATAAAGTTTAAATCTTGCCCACCTTTGTTTATAGGTGAATCAAATCAACAATAGAATTAGCATTGATGAATCAATAACTTAATTATGTGACACTTGCAGTATCTTTTCTCTGGATAATATCTGCGGATTTACCAAATGGATACTAATTGATGATTACCTACTTCATTCTTCAGGTTACGCAAATCGTAGTgtctgtcaacttcaaattggcTGATCGGTGGACATGATCTATGTTCAAGTAAGATAATtatggaaaagaaaaattaagaacaatatttctttttctcttaggAAAGTATTTAATTATGTTGAAATTTCTAACTCTGACCAAAAGTTGCATCTTATTGTCTATCCGTTTTATTGCTACTTCTTGTGCTAAAAAATGATATGTTCTtacaagataataaaataaaaagaagctgCAAATCAAGTTAATGAAATGCTAAAGAAAAATGTAACGATAACAAATGGAATCATGTCAATTGCTACTCTAGTTTAGTTTCTTACTGGTGATGTCTTGAAACCGATTCACGCTCAAATGGAATAAACAATACCTGATTactatttctcaaactttgaaCCGGCTAAACAGTTTTCATTTGCACTTACCCTTTTTGGCGACTCACCGGTATTGCTGATATGACAGTTCACTTGAAAAGGGTGTGGGCAGGTACTTATTGTTTCTGAATTTGCTGTGTCCAGTTTGATTTTCCAAAGTATACAGTAAAATATTCCTCTCGAGCTAGATAAGGCAACTGCTTGGTTCTCGTTTGTGGTCATACTCAATTAGGCCTTTTAAAGAACCTAATGCTTTGATCAATTGGAACCTGAAATGCTTTGTATGTTGTGGTAGACTGATGATTTCAATTATATGTTTTTCTTCTATATGATGGGATTGAAGTCCTTTTCCAATCTGCTTTGAACTGTTTTCCCTCGAACCGAGGGTCTAATGCAAACGACCTCTCTACCCCCAAGGtaagggtaaggtctgcgtacaccctaccctctccagactccattttgtgggattacactgggcaTACATTGTTGTTTTTgtagtagttgttgttgtattgtggGGTTGGAGGTTGTGGAGAGGCTAATGTTGGGTCTCACTGTAGTTTCTGTTTTCTTTTGTATCTTTGGTAAGTTGATTTTAGCTCATTGCAGCTTCTGGTTCGGACATCAACTTGTTGAGTATGTGACAATCACAATCTGTTTTCACGTCTTATTATCAGTTTCCTCTTGGAAGTGCCTTTCGAGAATGTAAAGTGTAATATTACTTGTCTGCTAAAGTGTAAATCTCAGGGTACTTATCTGATATAACCCAAACCATGTCTATCGAAGGAGGCATAAATGCAGCAATTAAAAATTTGTAAAAACCATGCCTGAGTTAGCATGAATTTTTtgtgaaatatgaaaaattatgagCTTTCTTTGGGGATCTATTACATTGTGTGTCTATGCAAGCAGTTCATATCTTACTTTTAGATTTCTGTCACTACCGTCTTGAGCCCAGGGTCCATCAGAAACAATATCTCTACCTCACCTCAGAAGACGCTATCCCTATCTTGTTCTAGATTTATGTCACTACCATTTGTTTCGCCTCAGTATCTTATTATCTTGTTGTTGCCTTGTTGGTTTTGTTGCTTGCGATTGCCTCTTCTTCACTGTTTGTTCAGCCGAGGGTCttttggaaatagcctctctacctcatcaatcctccccagaccccacctgTGTGATTACACTGGAGGTGTTGTCGTTATAGCTGCAAGCAGTTCATTTTTATTGCTTCTCTCTGAAAATGTGTGCCTTGTAAATTTCCTGTTTAGTTTGAGGATTTCTTCCGTAAGGAAGTACTTATGGCACTTGACAGCTTGTGATTAAACCTACCAACACCTTCCATACGGTTGCTTGAAAGGGTGAGTAATGGTTACGTGCCCTTATCATATAAGGGAAACCTTGTCATTAAGATTCACATCAGTTTGATAAAAATTTAGGTAACCAAACAGAgacctttttgaaaaattaacaaTTAGATCTGGAGATAAATGCACCCTTTTGGTTATTTCTTAGTATTGTATCGGAATTTCCTCAGCATGTGCTGCTAAGAAGTTTCCAGCTTAGGAATATATTACTTGTAATTGGTTTACTATGCAACAGTCTATGTCTAATCCTCCttaacatcaaattcaaggctcacTGATGCTTTTGGTATCCCCAAACACGCTTAACAAGAGCCTAGATTTATAGCTATGTTGCtcgactcttcaaaaatgtcagtgggtacgtgtcggattctccaaaagtagtgtatttttggagaatccaacgTGACTGCAGCATTGAAAGTGAAGAGACCGCCCAACTTAGATTTGTAGATATGGAGCAATTCCTTTACTGTAATGGAATTGCAAATCTAATCACATAACCGAGAATCGATGTCTGAATATTAGTTGTGACAGCTGTTTTTGACTATGATATTGACCTTTTCTGGCTCAAGCTTAGATAGAGAAGTATTTCCTGGCTTTTTGGTTTTTACCCTTCAAATATCGTCCCTCGCATGGTATGTGATTATTAAACCACTAATACTCATAGAAGTAGGATGAACCTTGCCAAGAAATCTGGCCAACTTACTGAACATATAGTATACACGCAAAATGCTAAGAGAATTCCCATTTCTGACTCTTGAATTATTTATCTGAACAAGCTTTCTCATTGTTTTGTTGCTCAACCAGTGATGATGAACCGTTGGCCTTCAAGAAAATGCATGAATTTTCCACAGCGGACGGCTTTGTAGAGATAACTGAATCCTTGGCAGACATGATAAAGTTCATTGCAAATGAGCCCTCTGTGGGGCTTTTCTACATTCAACAGCATTCCCAGAATGCAGCGCCCAACCTTGTAAATCTCAAGAACAACATTGAGGAGAAATCCCGTGAAATGGCTCTCCACACGGAAGATTCAGAGGATTCAATCACTGTGATCAGGTCGATGAAAGAGTGTGGCCTTCCAATTGCTAATGAGATGATTAAAGATCTCAGACATACTCTAGCTGTTATTTCAAAGAAACAACCAAAAAAAGGATTAATTAGTGGACCTAGTACAAGTTTCCCAGTTGGTATAACTACCTCTTGGAGTCCTTCTACCTGGGCTCGCAGTACAGGTTCAGAAGAGGGCGATGTGAGGACAGCAGGCTATCTTTCGAATGTTTTAAAATCTGCAAAAGAAAAGGCTAGCAACTTCAAGTGGCCTCAGTTAGAAACTGGAGAATCTCAACCAGTCAAGAGTGAACCATCTTTATCGGACAAGGATGAGCCATCTATGACCTGTACTAATGATGTGCTATTAGCTGCAGCTGCAAGCTCTTCTTCCTCGCTTGGTCGGTCCAATAGTGAAGACTTAACATCATCAAGTCGAATTGTGGATGAGCTACAACAAGAACAGGTAAACAAAAGCATGTCCCATGATCAACTGCTGTCTTTAGCCgaaaactttgatgaatttaaaGCAGATAAAGAAGCGAAACTAGAAGAGTGGTTGGGAGGGACATTGACATTGTAATGCCGATCCAGAGAATGAGAAACGCTGAAGTCCTTTAGCTTGATTGAACTTTGAACCTCGGCGATGATTTTCTTATGAAGGACTCTCCTCCTGTATCATGATTCATATATATCATTATACTAGATGAAAAATGTTAGAAGTGAGAGTTCATTGTAGTCAGGAAATGTAAGGTCATGTAGAAGTGGATTATTGCTCGACTTGGAGCAACAGTAAAGTTGTTTCCGTGTGAACTATAGGTCACGGATTCAATGCTCAAGGTAGGCTTCTTATATCACTCTTTAGGGGTTTGGTCCTCTGCACCCTGCATGAATATGGAATGCTCATTGCACCGGGCTGCGCTTTTTCCCTTGGGCCCTAGTTGTGTTTGTACATTGAGGAATGTATTCTCTGTAAACTTCTTTAGCTGATCCCTATGTTGTGTTCTGAATACTCATTGTCATGGTTCAATTGGGAAAACAATACGCTAAGGGGTCGTTTGTTGTGAAGTATAAGGATAAATAGTCCCGAGATAAAATGAGggactattttatcccatgtttggtgtgaggtattagttaTTATCGGGATTATTTATCCcatcatttacaccatagtgatggaataagttatttCATACACATGGTGGGATAATTAGTTTCATGATAACTCTTTCCGAACCAAACGACCCTAGGAGATTGGTTGATTCATATACTAATTATCCGGAGATATCACAACTAGACTCGTGCAATAAACTCAGTAACTTATTAACAAAACGAACAAGATAAACTTGTAGGACAGCCATTATTTTTGCTGATTCATTAGCTAACTACTCTCTGCACTTGAACTTTAGTACAACGCGTAGGCGTTTGGccattgattttaaatatttttcacacTATTTGAAATTTACGAAATTTAAGTTAAAAAAAGAAACTGTATTTGGTCTTACTTTTGCAAAGGAGAGGAGAGGACTATTTGGAATTCATGAAAACTGAGTTTTGAAgcacatatttgaaaattttaagacCAAACACAATTTTGAAACAACATAATACCccgtatattcccacaaagtgggattcGAAGAgtatacacagtccataccaccacctcagcagtgagatagattcaatagACCTCCAGCTCAAGACAAAAGCAGTCTAGAAAAATACGAATTTGAAACAAAGGGAGAAATCATTCTGGAAAAAGAAATAATTCGCGAAAAGGGACCCATTCTTTCCTTCAGTAAATCTTTGCTTCATACAACTACAACAAcattgtaatgacccgagactaccacctagtcatcacacggtgcttacgatcccgaaggaccacaagctaacccatgaatgatatatgctctgagcactgaataataatactaaaattaatgcggaaaaatgggctaaaatgccataaggttcaaaacatctaaaatactgataataaataataacatctgaatttgaaatactgtctgaaaatctagtctgaaaagtctctaactgaatctgtttgaaagtggagttgatgggacaatcccccaactaactccatctactaaaatactgctaagctaaagtattgaaataaaagcacatccttgatagatgaggactcactactggatctgctactgctggctgaatttgGCTAAACGCGGTCAGGAacctgtgcgtctgaacctatgatatgaaacatcatagcgcataaaagtatgcgtcagtatatgggaatgtactggtatgctagatgaggtaagactgaatgcatgggtttatatgcatgatcaataactaattgaatgacatgcaagagctagattagcatacatggagtaTCTGTAACTAATGagcatactgtaactgagtatatTGGAACTGAATCtgttaactgataactgaatatactgataatctaagatcactgataatctgatttactgataactgagtgactgtatctgacagtcctaattctgtagaactgaactgatttctattctgaagactgagactgaaactgtgggaggtaatcatctaaccgacatgccccaatctgaactaatAGATAATTGAGTtgtggtccaatctgtaaccccaattgaaagagtgtctgtaccgtgccacgggtaaagacaactactgtagagtcagtcctaactaacgggtgacccctgagatcagtcctaaactagcgggtgatccttgagtatgtcagtcctacctaacaggtgacatctcataacctacgctggctacatagttctggaacgtagagattgcttctagggacccagtcctatctaacgggtgtgcctccatccctaggctcgctcggtgctgaatcttactcccaactgaaagacactgaactgagtatactgaactgaactagactgatactgagattactgagttttcctaagttctgtaattgactgagttctactgagttttgtaacggacggagagtactactgatcgtgacatgattgatactattctgtaactgacactggctctaagtaactagctaaattgtcaggtattaaatacccccaggactcgatagcatgaaaagtaaagcaaagcataatcttgaataacataacaatgttcacttagtcataattcaatcatagagatatttcatcaaacacttgtaatgcattaacttatatatgtactagcatgtcatgattacaTCATTTTAtttacatggacattctatcaaacacttgaggagcacaacttaatgcacataatcatgaataacatataaacatggcaactacaatgcccaaacttgcaatttcatggattcaacatacaattcatataatttccccctaaatactacttctattttcatgaatcttatcacaatcatggattgaaaaccaaatcaacatcatagatgcattaatcactttataaattcaagagtttatcaagataatcacatattgctatttaatttcatgaaacttgcacttaagTCATGGATCTTAACCCAACTAATATCAAGaatatgaattcaatctaattcaaacatgaaaatcataaatactcaatctttgtactttgaaaaagaattcttagacttcatgggtgaaagggactcaTGAATagacatctaacataccttaatttgtgagtttcttggaGTTTTTAGAGAATCTTGAGATTTGTTCTTGATCCCTTGAGGGCTAGGGTTTTGCTAGTTTCAGAGAGAATGGTTTTTAatttgggaaaaagtgaataatgagtagctaaggacgtttttagggattaaatcccttATCCGGCcataataaaattatgggaaaagactgttttaaccttgGGCGTCCTTCAAATTTTTCGTAAAATTTTTTCGAACTGGGCACCTGGTACGACACGGCACTATCGTGTCGTGTCACTGAAAAATGACAgctgggaaattgcatggtggcacgACGCAgtggtatcgcattgccactttgtttgcaaACTGAAAGTGCACCGTGACACGGTGTAATCGCGTTGGTACagtgaaaattgatattgtgaACTAGgtctatggcgcgatgcgccaatattgcgGAACAACACTGGAAACTAACAATTGTTATTTTGGCTGGTTCCGCGACgcactgatggctcaggtggtacactgtcttactaaaatggccataactcttcgcccgagtgtcggatttgggcgaattttatattgatggaaagcttattcaatttcctaaacAATGGAAAGtcgaaatcttgaaaattacataGGAATTAAATGTTATTCATTTTTAAGCTagttcttgacattctaggagcgaatttaagctaggaaaaagtacgaggtgttacaatatctcccccttgggaatattcgtcctcgaataagactggctAGGCTGAGAAATGCTGATAGACTAAGTtgacacactgaacatgcacacTGAACATGACTACATGGttgaactactgacaaactgagtttccatactggacatgcatatctgatgcatggaatacatgactgaactgattaatgaaggcatgattgaatatgcaatgataactgatactaagaCTTATGGCTGTAACTGAACATGGGACTAAGTAGatttaaggaagactgttaccttaagctaagaACACTGATAAGCCTAAGATCATTTATtgaacatgtatgaatgggaacatgagaacatgaatgAGTTTGAAACGTGATACacgaactgaatatcatgaactgaactgagccttTGAGTACATAGCTTACAGCTGAAATTAaaaggtttagatcatgatagctcAGGGGTTATAGAGCATCCCCTCCTTGGGACGCTATGTCTCTCGAGAATGCTGACTCGATTGAGGTACTGAGgaactgaatatctgggatctgaaactgaggcatgttACATAAACTAGGCTGAACTCGTAGCTTGGCTAAAATTTTATAACATGAGATGAAGCCTTCGAAACGCCCTAaaaaatagagtgactaagcccTATCCACTGTAACTACAAATTTTCAAACTTAGATATATTcctcgaatactctctcaacaatacaTCTCATTTCGGTATGACACTTCTCTTgcgactactgaaaatatttataTGGGCATTGAGCACGAATGCTTACCCATACTAACTtgtctaattaactgaataactaatagttgaatactgggcatgtaagactgaactgtactaaGTCTGAATAACCGAACTGAAACTGTAGGGTACTATGAATATGAGGAAGAGAcgaactgagtaacatgagataaatGAGCATAAATTTGTGAGAGCGATATTATTTAAGAACGCAAGACCAAACGTATaacataattatgaaatagtctgtaaacggaggtactgatctgattactaggctaagactgtgactgagactgtacTGGAACTAACTGAATATTGAGTGAAATGAAAATCCTTATACTTGGAACTATAAGCAtgtattattttcgatgatgttCACGAATATAATCTGTGATTATagaactgacatgtaaggcatgagtactgacatcactactaaaatatgaaagtctgacttggttacttgttctaccatctcccccttagcttagaACTATTATTCTAAACCTGCGAATCACTTAATAAACTCCAAACTAAACTGTCACCACTTTACTTCTAAAGTCTGAGGTAGGCGCTGAGGaaggctctgctaatattttgggtctgACActaaaattgatggctatataaggattacaaagaaagtaaagcctcgggatctaataaggcataaacataaaGACAAAAGACTTATAACGTACTCGTAACTGTATCAGGAGAACTTCCCTGGTCATGGTGAGACTAGAGTGCATAAAATTTGTTCTGGCCCTGACCACTAGTTGTACTGGAAGTGGCGCCATGTTGACGCAAATATTTTCCCCTCTGAGCTATTAATCTACATTTCTGCATCCTGTGGCTTGGCTTACCACATATAAAACACACTTTGTTGCCTGCTCTACACGTACCTAGGTGATTTTTACAATACTCTTTACAAAGTGGATAggtacgaccactgctcacactaccctgggttttgaaTACTGGTGCCCCATCATGATTGTCATTCCTGAACATAgggactggagcactggctgaggatggagctggaactgaagacgttggatgaaactgggaacggttaccgccctctgacttaggctgactgaaattaaagctacccgttctagctctcttattctctctctccttcttcttaagtttctgctcctcaatctgttgagcatggaccataatcctagatatgtccatctctttaatcaacatctttttttctacactccttaaccacactatctgacacccagatacgaacttgctcattctggacctattgtctgctattacatggggagcatatctgtctaactgagtaaacttgagggaatactcttttatgTTCTTACTACCTTGcttga
Proteins encoded:
- the LOC107850359 gene encoding uncharacterized protein LOC107850359; protein product: MFNDDEPLAFKKMHEFSTADGFVEITESLADMIKFIANEPSVGLFYIQQHSQNAAPNLVNLKNNIEEKSREMALHTEDSEDSITVIRSMKECGLPIANEMIKDLRHTLAVISKKQPKKGLISGPSTSFPVGITTSWSPSTWARSTGSEEGDVRTAGYLSNVLKSAKEKASNFKWPQLETGESQPVKSEPSLSDKDEPSMTCTNDVLLAAAASSSSSLGRSNSEDLTSSSRIVDELQQEQVNKSMSHDQLLSLAENFDEFKADKEAKLEEWLGGTLTL